A region of Trueperaceae bacterium DNA encodes the following proteins:
- a CDS encoding OsmC family protein produces the protein MDSSALRELQAPLKQRYREDPEAALVTLRAEGSLSEGIACSVQTGRALVEAGLHPATGGDGFLACSGDMLLEALVACAGVTLRSVATAMDVEVVSGKVTAEGRLDFRGTLAVDKQAPVGFVDIGLSFAIDSPAPDEKLAKLVELTERYCVVYQTLSGGVPLTVSYERVGGGEAGR, from the coding sequence ATGGACTCTTCGGCCCTGAGGGAGCTGCAGGCCCCGCTGAAGCAGCGGTACAGGGAGGACCCGGAGGCCGCCCTGGTGACGCTCCGGGCTGAGGGCAGCCTGTCCGAGGGCATCGCCTGCAGCGTGCAGACCGGGCGCGCGCTGGTCGAGGCCGGCCTCCACCCCGCCACCGGCGGCGACGGCTTCCTCGCCTGCTCGGGCGACATGCTGCTGGAGGCGCTGGTGGCCTGCGCCGGCGTGACGCTCAGGTCCGTGGCGACGGCCATGGACGTGGAGGTCGTGTCCGGCAAGGTGACCGCCGAGGGACGCCTCGACTTCCGCGGCACCCTCGCCGTAGACAAGCAGGCACCCGTGGGCTTCGTCGACATCGGCCTGAGCTTCGCGATCGACTCTCCCGCACCTGACGAGAAGCTCGCCAAGCTCGTCGAGCTCACCGAGCGCTACTGCGTCGTCTACCAGACCCTTAGCGGCGGTGTGCCGCTGACCGTGAGCTACGAGCGCGTGGGCGGCGGCGAGGCGGGCCGCTAG